One segment of Hippopotamus amphibius kiboko isolate mHipAmp2 chromosome 2, mHipAmp2.hap2, whole genome shotgun sequence DNA contains the following:
- the FBXL22 gene encoding F-box and leucine-rich protein 22, translated as MHITQLNRECLLHLFSFLDKDSRKNLARTCPQLQDVFEDPALWPLLHFRSLTELKKDNFLLSPALRSLSICWHSSRVQVCSIEDWLKSALQRSICSRHESLVNDFLLQVCDRCPNLASVTLSGCGHVTDDYLARLLRCCPRLRALRLENCARVTNRTLTAAAAHGRALQTLHVDFCRNVSAAGLRRLRAACPRLTLRAEHSAAMIPDQLPRAPRAPGAALRKLLPH; from the exons ATGCACATCACCCAGCTCAACCGCGAGTGTCTGCTGCACCTCTTCTCCTTCCTGGACAAGGACAGCAGGAAGAACCTCGCCAGGACCTGCCCCCAGCTCCAGGACGTGTTTGAGGACCCTGCACTCTGGCCCCTGCTGCACTTTCGTTCCCTCACAGAACTCAAGAAGGACAACTTCCTCCTGAGCCCGGCGCTCAGGAGCCTCTCCATCTGCTGGCACTCCAGCCGCGTGCAGGTGTGCAGTATCGAGGACTGGCTCAAGAGCGCCCTCCAGAGGAGCATCTGCAGCCGGCACGAGAGCCTAGTCAATGATTTCCTCCTCCAGGTGTGCGACAG GTGCCCCAACCTGGCTTCCGTCACGCTGTCGGGCTGCGGCCACGTCACCGACGACTACCTGGCGCGCCTGCTGCGCTGCTGCCCGCGCCTGCGCGCGCTGCGCCTGGAGAACTGCGCGCGCGTCACCAACCGCACGCTGACGGCCGCGGCGGCGCACGGGCGCGCGCTGCAGACGCTGCACGTGGACTTCTGCCGCAACGTGAGCGCGGCCGGCCTGCGCCGCCTGCGCGCCGCGTGCCCGCGCCTGACGCTGCGCGCCGAGCACAGCGCGGCCATGATCCCTGACCAGCTGCCGCGCGCCCCTCGCGCGCCCGGCGCCGCCCTCCGCAAGCTGCTTCCCCACTAG